In Burkholderia contaminans, the following proteins share a genomic window:
- the alc gene encoding allantoicase produces the protein MAAPILDPNAPAFTRRYMNLADPRLGAQALFASDEFFAPKERMLNPEPAVFIPGKYDDHGKWMDGWETRRKRTTGHDFCVVRLARPGVIHGVDLDTSHFTGNFPPAASIDACVAEGDLPPDDTQWRPIVPATTLQGNSHHYVSVDDAQPYTHLRVNLYPDGGLARLRVYGQPQRDWRQVPAGELVDLAAIENGGYLVAANNQHFGPASQMLMPGRGVNMGDGWETRRRREPGNDWAIVALARPGIIRRVEVDTAFFKGNFPDRCSLQAARVEGGTDDSLVTQAMFWAELLGEQKLQMDHVHTFDQLAALGPVTHVRFNIFPDGGVSRLRLWGEPA, from the coding sequence ATGGCAGCCCCCATCCTCGATCCGAATGCGCCTGCCTTTACGCGGCGTTACATGAACCTCGCCGACCCGCGCCTCGGGGCGCAGGCGCTCTTTGCCAGCGATGAATTCTTCGCGCCGAAAGAGCGCATGCTGAATCCCGAGCCGGCCGTATTCATCCCCGGCAAGTACGACGACCACGGCAAGTGGATGGACGGCTGGGAAACACGCCGCAAGCGCACGACCGGCCACGACTTCTGCGTGGTGCGGCTCGCGCGGCCGGGCGTGATCCACGGCGTCGACCTCGATACGAGCCACTTCACCGGCAACTTCCCGCCGGCCGCGTCGATCGACGCATGCGTCGCCGAAGGCGACCTGCCGCCTGACGACACGCAATGGCGCCCGATCGTCCCGGCGACGACGCTGCAGGGCAATTCGCATCACTACGTGAGCGTCGACGATGCGCAGCCCTATACGCACCTGCGCGTGAACCTGTACCCGGACGGCGGCCTCGCACGGCTGCGCGTGTACGGCCAGCCGCAGCGCGACTGGCGCCAGGTGCCGGCCGGCGAGCTCGTCGATCTCGCGGCGATCGAGAACGGCGGTTACCTGGTGGCCGCGAACAACCAGCACTTCGGCCCGGCATCGCAGATGCTGATGCCGGGGCGCGGCGTGAACATGGGCGACGGCTGGGAAACGCGGCGGCGCCGCGAGCCCGGCAACGACTGGGCGATCGTCGCGCTCGCGCGGCCGGGCATCATCCGGCGCGTCGAGGTCGATACCGCGTTCTTCAAGGGCAATTTCCCCGACCGCTGCTCGCTGCAGGCCGCGCGGGTCGAGGGCGGCACCGACGATTCGCTCGTCACGCAGGCGATGTTCTGGGCCGAACTGCTCGGCGAGCAGAAGCTGCAGATGGACCACGTCCACACGTTCGACCAGCTTGCCGCGCTCGGCCCCGTCACGCACGTGCGTTTCAACATCTTCCCGGACGGTGGCGTGTCGCGCCTGCGTCTGTGGGGCGAGCCGGCTTGA
- a CDS encoding FadR/GntR family transcriptional regulator, producing the protein MPVRPAKVHIMKNVPHTVTDAAIATIRDRIEAGVYPVGSLLPAQRQLSEELEISRASLREALSTLEALGMLRIRAGKGVYVESAQATAAHAWRFAEQSSPPDTYQMRYALEGFAARMAAHVVSDDDIAWFEDNLASLHVALTESALDDASQLDFDFHMRIIHLAGNAAIESVLRSSADIMKESQRMPFYRRELLLSTWQEHRAIVDALIARDAAAAGTAIETHIANAAQRAGVFFPTPGA; encoded by the coding sequence ATGCCGGTCAGACCGGCCAAAGTTCACATCATGAAAAACGTTCCGCATACCGTGACCGACGCCGCCATCGCGACGATCCGCGACCGGATCGAGGCAGGCGTTTATCCGGTCGGCAGCCTGCTGCCGGCCCAGCGCCAGCTCTCCGAGGAGCTGGAGATCAGCCGCGCGTCGCTGCGCGAGGCGCTGTCGACGCTCGAGGCGCTCGGGATGCTGCGCATCCGCGCCGGCAAGGGCGTGTATGTCGAAAGCGCGCAGGCCACGGCCGCGCACGCATGGCGCTTCGCCGAGCAGTCGTCGCCGCCCGACACGTACCAGATGCGCTATGCGCTCGAAGGGTTCGCCGCGCGGATGGCCGCGCACGTCGTCAGCGACGACGACATCGCGTGGTTCGAGGACAACCTCGCCAGCCTGCACGTCGCGCTCACCGAAAGCGCGCTCGACGACGCGTCGCAGCTCGACTTCGACTTCCACATGCGGATCATCCATCTCGCCGGCAACGCGGCGATCGAATCGGTGCTGCGCAGCAGCGCGGACATCATGAAGGAAAGCCAGCGCATGCCGTTCTACCGGCGCGAGCTGCTGCTGTCCACGTGGCAGGAGCACCGCGCGATCGTCGACGCGCTGATCGCGCGCGATGCGGCCGCCGCCGGCACCGCGATCGAGACGCACATCGCGAACGCCGCGCAGCGCGCGGGCGTCTTCTTCCCGACGCCCGGCGCGTAG
- the fur gene encoding ferric iron uptake transcriptional regulator: MTNPTDLKNIGLKATLPRLKILEIFQQSPVRHLTAEDVYRNLLNEQLDIGLATVYRVLTQFEQAGLLSRSNFESGKAVFELNEGSHHDHLVCLDCGRVEEFFDAEIESRQQAIAKERGFRLQEHSLAMYGSCTTENCPHRKH; this comes from the coding sequence ATGACCAATCCGACGGATCTCAAGAATATCGGGCTAAAGGCCACCCTACCGCGCCTCAAGATTCTCGAGATCTTCCAGCAAAGCCCGGTGCGCCACCTGACGGCAGAAGACGTCTACCGGAACCTGCTCAACGAGCAGCTCGACATCGGGCTGGCCACCGTCTACCGCGTGCTGACGCAGTTCGAGCAGGCCGGCCTGCTGTCGCGCAGCAACTTCGAATCCGGCAAGGCCGTGTTCGAACTGAACGAAGGCTCGCACCACGACCACCTCGTGTGCCTCGATTGCGGCCGCGTCGAGGAATTCTTCGACGCCGAGATCGAAAGCCGCCAGCAGGCGATCGCGAAGGAGCGCGGCTTCCGGCTCCAGGAGCACTCGCTCGCGATGTACGGTTCCTGCACGACCGAGAACTGCCCGCACCGCAAGCACTGA
- the dapB gene encoding 4-hydroxy-tetrahydrodipicolinate reductase yields the protein MKIAIAGASGRMGRMLIEAVLNDADAQLVGALDRADSPFLGQDAGAFLGKETGVKLTADLDAVFAQADTLIDFTRPEGTMAHIEAALRHDVKLVIGTTGFTAEQKAELQAAAGKIGIVFAANMSVGVNVTLKLLEFAAKHFSHGYDIEIIEAHHRHKVDAPSGTALMMGEAVAGALGRSLDECAVYGRHGVTGERDPSSIGFAAVRGGDIVGDHTVLFAGIGERIEITHKSSSRVSYAQGALRAVHFLSARGAGLFDMQDVLGLR from the coding sequence ATGAAGATTGCGATTGCCGGGGCATCGGGCCGAATGGGCCGGATGCTGATCGAAGCCGTTCTCAACGATGCCGACGCGCAGCTCGTCGGCGCGCTCGACCGCGCCGATTCGCCATTCCTCGGCCAGGACGCCGGCGCGTTCCTCGGCAAGGAAACCGGGGTCAAGCTGACCGCCGACCTCGACGCCGTGTTCGCGCAGGCCGACACCCTGATCGATTTCACGCGTCCGGAAGGCACGATGGCGCATATCGAGGCCGCGCTGCGCCACGACGTGAAGCTCGTGATCGGCACGACCGGCTTCACCGCCGAGCAGAAGGCCGAGCTGCAGGCCGCGGCAGGCAAGATCGGCATCGTGTTCGCGGCGAACATGAGCGTCGGCGTGAACGTCACGCTGAAGCTGCTCGAATTCGCGGCGAAGCATTTCTCGCACGGCTACGACATCGAGATCATCGAGGCGCATCACCGTCACAAGGTCGATGCGCCGTCGGGCACCGCGCTGATGATGGGCGAAGCCGTCGCCGGCGCGCTCGGGCGTTCGCTCGACGAGTGCGCGGTGTACGGCCGCCACGGCGTGACGGGCGAGCGCGATCCGTCGTCGATCGGCTTTGCCGCGGTGCGCGGCGGCGACATCGTCGGCGATCACACCGTGCTGTTTGCCGGGATCGGCGAGCGCATCGAGATCACGCACAAGTCGTCGAGCCGCGTGTCGTATGCGCAGGGCGCGCTGCGCGCGGTCCACTTCCTGTCGGCGCGCGGCGCCGGCCTGTTCGACATGCAGGACGTGCTCGGCCTGCGCTGA
- a CDS encoding C4-dicarboxylate transporter DctA: protein MSKFLNSLFGRVVVALILGIALGAFFPHFAESLRPLGDGFLKLIKMVIGPIVFCVVVSGMANAGDLKKVGRVGLKAVIYFEIMTTLALGIGLVLAWVTRPGVGMNIDLRSLDASSLASYAKNAESLKDTAGYLMKIIPETAIDAFAKGDILQILVFAVLFGSALSLLGDKAQRVNSLIEELSHVFFRIIGFIIKLAPLGVLGAIAFTTGKYGVASLKQLGYLVAVFYLSCFVFVTVVLGAVMRLAGFSVFKLIRYLREELSIVLGTASSDAVLPQVMRKLEYMGVKDSTVGLVIPTGYSFNLDGFSIYLTLAVLFIAQATNTPLSTHDLIVVLLVSLVTSKGAHGIPGSAIVILAATLSAIPAIPVLGLVLILPVDWFVGIARALTNLIGNCVATVVVAVWENDIDRARATRVLNRELRYVPAEEEGRTAPVAGDQAHAL, encoded by the coding sequence GTGTCGAAATTCCTCAATTCGCTGTTTGGCCGGGTAGTCGTCGCACTAATTTTAGGGATCGCGCTCGGTGCGTTCTTCCCGCATTTCGCCGAGTCGTTGCGACCGCTCGGCGACGGCTTCCTGAAGCTGATCAAGATGGTGATCGGGCCGATCGTGTTCTGCGTGGTGGTCAGCGGGATGGCCAACGCGGGCGACCTGAAGAAGGTCGGCCGGGTCGGCCTGAAGGCCGTCATCTACTTCGAGATCATGACGACGCTCGCGCTCGGCATCGGCCTCGTCCTCGCGTGGGTCACGCGCCCGGGCGTCGGGATGAACATCGACCTGCGCTCGCTCGACGCGTCGTCGCTCGCGTCGTACGCAAAGAACGCCGAAAGCCTGAAGGACACGGCCGGCTACCTGATGAAGATCATCCCCGAGACCGCGATCGACGCGTTCGCGAAGGGCGACATCCTGCAGATCCTCGTGTTCGCGGTGCTGTTCGGCTCCGCGCTGTCGCTGCTCGGCGACAAGGCGCAGCGCGTCAACTCGCTGATCGAGGAACTGTCGCACGTGTTCTTCCGGATCATCGGCTTCATCATCAAGCTCGCGCCGCTCGGCGTGCTCGGCGCGATCGCGTTCACGACCGGCAAGTACGGCGTCGCGTCGCTCAAGCAGCTCGGCTACCTGGTTGCGGTGTTCTACCTGAGCTGCTTCGTGTTCGTCACGGTCGTGCTCGGCGCGGTGATGCGGCTCGCGGGCTTCTCGGTGTTCAAGCTGATCCGCTACCTGCGCGAGGAGCTGTCGATCGTGCTCGGCACGGCGTCGTCGGATGCGGTGCTGCCGCAGGTGATGCGCAAGCTCGAATACATGGGCGTGAAGGATTCGACGGTCGGCCTCGTGATCCCGACCGGCTATTCGTTCAACCTCGACGGCTTCTCGATCTACCTGACGCTCGCCGTGCTGTTCATTGCACAGGCCACCAACACGCCGCTGTCGACGCACGACCTGATCGTCGTGCTGCTCGTATCGCTCGTCACGTCGAAGGGCGCGCACGGGATCCCGGGCTCGGCGATCGTGATCCTCGCGGCGACGCTGTCGGCGATCCCGGCGATTCCGGTGCTCGGCCTCGTGCTGATCCTGCCGGTCGACTGGTTCGTCGGCATCGCCCGCGCGCTGACCAACCTGATCGGCAACTGCGTCGCGACGGTCGTCGTCGCGGTGTGGGAGAACGACATCGATCGTGCCCGCGCGACGCGCGTGCTGAACCGCGAGCTGCGTTACGTGCCGGCCGAAGAGGAAGGCCGCACGGCGCCGGTCGCCGGCGACCAGGCTCACGCGCTCTGA
- a CDS encoding ureidoglycolate lyase, whose protein sequence is MSESRILRVERLTREAFAPFGDVIALEGARHFPINGGTTERFHDLATIDVCADGGRPLVSVFRAQPRALPVAVTLMERHPHGSQAFIPLAAVSRYAIVVAPAGEFRPDAMRAFLAEGWQGVNYAKGVWHHPLLALDAVSDFVIVDRGGPQPNCDEIPLECAWALEFEPACAA, encoded by the coding sequence ATGAGCGAATCCCGGATCCTGCGCGTCGAGCGCCTGACGCGCGAAGCGTTTGCGCCGTTCGGCGACGTGATCGCGCTCGAAGGCGCGCGTCATTTTCCGATCAACGGCGGCACGACCGAGCGCTTCCACGATCTCGCGACGATCGACGTATGCGCGGACGGCGGCCGCCCGCTCGTCAGCGTTTTCCGCGCACAGCCGCGCGCGCTGCCGGTCGCGGTCACGCTGATGGAGCGCCATCCGCACGGCAGCCAGGCGTTCATCCCGCTCGCGGCCGTGTCGCGCTACGCGATCGTCGTCGCGCCGGCCGGCGAATTCCGGCCCGACGCGATGCGCGCGTTCCTCGCGGAAGGCTGGCAGGGCGTGAACTATGCGAAGGGCGTCTGGCACCATCCGCTGCTCGCGCTCGATGCGGTCAGCGATTTCGTGATCGTCGATCGCGGCGGGCCGCAGCCGAATTGCGACGAGATTCCGCTCGAGTGCGCGTGGGCGCTCGAGTTCGAGCCGGCCTGCGCGGCCTGA